From the genome of Candidatus Binatia bacterium:
CGCACGATATCCTGCGCGTCAAGGGCGAGACGGCGCTGCAAAACTACCTCGTGCAAGAGGTGCAGAAGGTCTACCGTTCGCAGGGCGTCGACATCAACGACAAGCACATCGAGGTGATCGTACGCTCGATGCTGCGCAAGGTGAAGATCGTCGAGGGCGGCGACACGACGCTGCTCCCGGGTCAGCTCATCGAAGCCGCGCAGTTCAACGAGGCGAACGAGCGCATTCGGGCCGCCGGCAAGGAGCCGGCGACGGCGAATCCGGTGCTGCTCGGCGTGACGAAGGCCTCTCTGGCGACGGAGTCGTTCCTATCGGCGGCGAGCTTCCAAGAGACGACGCGCGTGCTTACCGACGCAGCGATCAAAGGCAAGTACGATCCGCTGCTCGGCCTCAAGGAGAACGTCATCATCGGCAAGCTGATTCCCGCCGGAACGGGGATGTCGCGCTATCGCAACGTCGAGATCGTCCCCGAAGGACAGGACGTTGACGACGACGGGCGTCCGCGCCACGAGTACGACGTGCCCTTCACGATGACCGCCGACGAGGCGGCCCTCGCGGAGGTCATGGGCGGCGGCAACGGCGACATGAGTCGCCTCGCGAGCGCTTACGAGCGCAACCGGGAGCCGCTCACGGTGCAGTACGAAGGCGAGTACGAAGACCACGTCAGCCCGCACTCCGGTCCGAAGAAGACGCAGTACGACCGTCTGAAAGGAATCAACCCCGAAGACCTGTAGCCGCACGTGTCATCGCCGTGTCACCCTGAGCGCAGTCGAAGGGCCTAACCGTGTCACCCTGAGCGTAGTCGAAGGGCCCGTGTCACCCTGAGCGGAGTCGAAGGGCCTAACCGTGTCACCCTGAGCGCAGTCGAAGGGCGCGTGTCACCCTGAGCGCAGTCGAAGGGCGCGTGTCACCCTGAGCGGAGTCGAAGGGCTCGTCAACTGTATCCGGGTTACTCGGTGTCGACCGGCTCGTACGAGGGCGGCTGACGCTCGAAGTACGCGCGCGAGTACTTCGACTGAATCGGAACGAACGGGCGCGGCGATTGCGTGAAATCGAAGCAATCGTTGATGCTCGTCGCGCGCTGATCGGTCGTTCCGAGCGAGCCGAGCCCCCACGCGCTCTCGATGAACTTGAGGATGCTGCCGAACTCGTACTGCGTGTGTGAAATGTAGCCCGGCGTTCCGGGATTCGTCTCGCGAGCGTACGCGGAGACGATCAGCATCGGGACGCGAAACCCGAGGCCGCCCCAGTCGTCGAAGAACGGCGGCGGCTCGTGATCGTAGAAGCCGCCCCAGTCGTCCCAGACGACGACGATCGCCGTCGAATCCCAGTAGGGGCTCTCGCCGACCGCGTTGACGATGCTTGCGACCCACGACGGCCCCGTATCGGATTTATTGCCCGGATGATCGGAGTTCAGTTCGTCCGGTACGATCCACGAGACGGCCGGCAAGTCGCCCTTTGCGACGTCGCGGAAGAACGTCTTCGGCGATGCGATGTTCGACTTCCATTCGGGCCCGTTGCGGACGACGTCGATTGCCTCGAAGGCGTCCCAGTGCGCGCCTTGCTCGCGTTCGTGCGTGCGCTTGTTGTAGACCGGCGGCGAGTAATACCTCCACGAGACGGAGGCCGCATCGAGCAGATCGCGCATCGTCTCGTAGGTAAAGCACGGGAACGGCCCCTTGTGATACTGACGCCGCAGCTTCGAACCGTCGAAGGATAGGAGCGACGTGCGCGTGCCCGGCGGCGCGTCGCATCCCCACGGCGCCGCCGTCGGAAAATCGACGATGCTCTTCGTCTTCGCCGGGTCTACGATCGTGGCTCCCGCGATGAGATCTTGATGCGCGGTAAAGCTTCCGCTGCCCTGAGTCTGAAAGATGTGATCCGCCAAGACGTACTGCTGCGCGATGCTCCAATACGGCGCGATCTGCGAGGGCTCGACGTATTGGTAGGGTGCGCTGCCGGCCTTGCCGGGACAGGTTTGGCGTCCGCCGTTGGCGAGGCTGAAGCCGTCCATCCGCCCGCCGTTGTAATCGCGCAGAAAACCTTGGTAGCCGTGGCTGAAGTCGCAGTACTCCGCCAGCTTCACCGGCTCGAGCGCGACGTACTCGTCGCCGCTCGGGCACGGACCGCTAAGCCGAGGAGAGCGCCGAGCCTGCCGCTGCGGAGTCTCCATGCATCCCCCGCTCGCGCCGTCGGCTCCGGGGAAATCGGCGAAGAAGTCGTCGAACGAGCGGTTCTCCTGAATCACGACGACGACGTGCTGGATGTAACTCGAGCCGCTGCTCGCGCCACGTTCGTGCGACCCCGGCTGCGCGGCAGACGGCGTGCTCGCATAACTCGAGCAGCCCGTGACGAGAAGGATCGCCGCGGCGAGGAAACGCGCCGTCTTTTGCACGTGCCTTAACGGCCTCGGGTAACGAGCGATACGAGGATTAAGACGAGAACGTTGGAGCCCAGCCCGACGAATCCCGGGTTGATGCCCAGCGGCGAAATATTCAGCGCGGCGAGCGGAACGGCGACTGCCAGACCGGCGGCGATGCCGAGGCCGACTCCCCACGCCGTCGCGCGGCGCCACGCGAATGCGGCGACGACGCCGGGCATGAACTGCGTGATGCCGTTGTAGTAGAGCAGCAGCAGCTCGACGACCGTCTTCTGCGCGACGAGCCAAAAACCGAGCGCGAGCAAGGCGACGAGCAGGACGAGCGCGCGCGTCAGCCTCGTTCGAGACCGGTCGTCGGTCGCGATGCCGAACCAGTCGCCGGCGACATTCTTCGTGATGACGCTTGCGCCGCCGAGCAGGAGCGCGGAAGCGGGAATGAGTGCGGCGAGCGCGCCTGCGCTCGCGATGATGCCGAGAATCCACGACGGATAGTAGCGCTGCACGACGAGCAGGAACGACTGATCGACTGCGGTTCCCTTAAGTCCGGGTGTGATCAGCGCTGCCGAGAGTCCCGCAAAGAGCATCAAGCTGACGAAGCACTGATAGAAGGGCAGGAGCATCGCGTTGCGGCGCAGCGTGTCGGCTCCCCGCGCGCTGTAGACGGCGTTGAACGAGTGCGGTCCCATGAAAAATCCGATGGCCGATAAGAGAACCGTTGAGGCAAACCAGATCGTACCGTGATAGGCGTTACCGTGTGCGAGAACGAGCATCTGCGGATGCACGTGAAGCACCCGGTCGAACATCGCGCTCGGCGATCCGAAGAATCGCACCGGGATGGCGATGCCGGCGAAGATTACCGCCAGCAAGACGATGACGTCTTTAACGATGCTCGCCCATGCGGTGCCTCGCAACCCGGCCGAGAAGACGAAGAGGGCGAGCACGGTGAACGCGATGCAGACGGAAATCGTCGCGTTATACGCGCCATATCCCGCGATGTGGAGCAGAATCTGCAATCCGCTGAGCTGCACCGCGACGTACGGCACGATCATCAGGAACTGCAGGATCGCGACCGAGACCCCGAGCGCCCGGCTGTCGAACATCGTTTCGAAGAAGTCGGGGCCGGTGAGAAGATTGTTCTCTTTGCCGACGCGCCAGATCGCCGGTGTGATGAAATAGGCGATAACGTAGGCGCACGCGCCGTACGCCATCACGTAAAATGCGGGCGCCCCTTGCGAGTACGATAGGCCGGCTATGCCGAGGAAGGTGAACGTCGTGTAGATCTCGCCGGCGAGCAGCACCCAGAGAAAGATCGTGCCGAACGAGCGTCCCCCGACGATATACTGTTGCGGGTCCATGCGCACGCGCCGCACGCCGAAGAGCGCGAAGCCGATCGTTCCGAGGACGACGACGGCGACGATCGAGAGCGCGACCGCGCCGCTCACCAGTGCCGCTCCAGGCGACCGACCGCCCAGATGAACGCCGGGGTGAGCAGCACCCACGCCACGATCCAGCACAGCAGAAAGGGCGCTCCGAGGATGCGCGGCTCGACGCGATTGCCCAGCGGCACGCCGATCGAGAGGGCCGCGATTGGAATCGCCGCGAGGAGCCCCCGCAACAAAAGGGTGCCCGAGGAAGGGGCAGGCCGCATGGCGGCGCATTTGCCACGCTATGCAACAACGTCCTTCGTATATCGGGCCGATTGCCGTCTGCGTCGTCATCGTGGTGGCGCTGCTCTTCATCGGCTCGACGTATAACTCGCTGGTCACGCTCGGCCAGGCCGTCGACGCGCAGTGGGGCCAGGTGCAGAACGTCTACCAGCGCCGCGCCGACCTCATTCCGAACCTCGTGGCGACCGTGAAGGGCGCCGCGAACTTCGAATCGAGCACCTACGAGGCCGTCGCGAAGGCGCGCGCCAGCGTGGGTCAGATCTCGCCCGAGGTCGTCCAGAACGCCGTCAACAACCCGCAGGACTTCGCGAAGTACGCGCAAGCGCAAGACGCGCTCGGCTCGGCGCTCTCCCGCCTTCTGGCGGTCGTGGAGAATTACCCACAGCTAAAGGCGACGGAGAACTTCCAGACCCTTCAGGCGCAACTCGAGGGGACCGAGAATCGCATCGCCTACGAACGGAAGAAGTATAACGACGTCGCCCGCGAGTTCAACACGAAGCGCGACACCTTCCCGACGGTCATGATCGCCGGGCTGTTCGGCAGTCGCTTCAACGAGAAACCCTACTTCCAGGCGCAGCCGGGAGCGGAGAAAGCGCCGGTGGTTAACTTCAGTCCGTGACGCACGAGCAGCGCCGCGAGCTCACGCGCGCAGTCACCGCCGCCGAAAATGGGACGACCGGAGTAAT
Proteins encoded in this window:
- a CDS encoding alkaline phosphatase family protein translates to MQKTARFLAAAILLVTGCSSYASTPSAAQPGSHERGASSGSSYIQHVVVVIQENRSFDDFFADFPGADGASGGCMETPQRQARRSPRLSGPCPSGDEYVALEPVKLAEYCDFSHGYQGFLRDYNGGRMDGFSLANGGRQTCPGKAGSAPYQYVEPSQIAPYWSIAQQYVLADHIFQTQGSGSFTAHQDLIAGATIVDPAKTKSIVDFPTAAPWGCDAPPGTRTSLLSFDGSKLRRQYHKGPFPCFTYETMRDLLDAASVSWRYYSPPVYNKRTHEREQGAHWDAFEAIDVVRNGPEWKSNIASPKTFFRDVAKGDLPAVSWIVPDELNSDHPGNKSDTGPSWVASIVNAVGESPYWDSTAIVVVWDDWGGFYDHEPPPFFDDWGGLGFRVPMLIVSAYARETNPGTPGYISHTQYEFGSILKFIESAWGLGSLGTTDQRATSINDCFDFTQSPRPFVPIQSKYSRAYFERQPPSYEPVDTE
- a CDS encoding sodium:solute symporter family protein, which gives rise to MSGAVALSIVAVVVLGTIGFALFGVRRVRMDPQQYIVGGRSFGTIFLWVLLAGEIYTTFTFLGIAGLSYSQGAPAFYVMAYGACAYVIAYFITPAIWRVGKENNLLTGPDFFETMFDSRALGVSVAILQFLMIVPYVAVQLSGLQILLHIAGYGAYNATISVCIAFTVLALFVFSAGLRGTAWASIVKDVIVLLAVIFAGIAIPVRFFGSPSAMFDRVLHVHPQMLVLAHGNAYHGTIWFASTVLLSAIGFFMGPHSFNAVYSARGADTLRRNAMLLPFYQCFVSLMLFAGLSAALITPGLKGTAVDQSFLLVVQRYYPSWILGIIASAGALAALIPASALLLGGASVITKNVAGDWFGIATDDRSRTRLTRALVLLVALLALGFWLVAQKTVVELLLLYYNGITQFMPGVVAAFAWRRATAWGVGLGIAAGLAVAVPLAALNISPLGINPGFVGLGSNVLVLILVSLVTRGR
- a CDS encoding DUF3311 domain-containing protein, with product MRGLLAAIPIAALSIGVPLGNRVEPRILGAPFLLCWIVAWVLLTPAFIWAVGRLERHW
- a CDS encoding LemA family protein produces the protein MQQRPSYIGPIAVCVVIVVALLFIGSTYNSLVTLGQAVDAQWGQVQNVYQRRADLIPNLVATVKGAANFESSTYEAVAKARASVGQISPEVVQNAVNNPQDFAKYAQAQDALGSALSRLLAVVENYPQLKATENFQTLQAQLEGTENRIAYERKKYNDVAREFNTKRDTFPTVMIAGLFGSRFNEKPYFQAQPGAEKAPVVNFSP